TTTCCTGGTGACCATACCGGTGGGGGTCCACCCGTTCCCATTCCGAACACGGAAGTTAAGCCCACCAGGGTCGACAATACTTGGGCGTTAGGCCCCGGGAAAATAGATCGTCGCCAGGGCTAAATTAAGGGGTTGCTCCGATTTGGAGCAACCCCTGTATTATTCAACCTAAATTGTATATTGCACAATCGATTTATTTTTTTATTATACGCCAGTAATAGAAATTCCGCTCTTGAGTCTTTGTCACGGTCATAAACGAGACATGACCATCGCAAAAACAGAAATTCCCACCTTTATTAGACCCGCTGGAGTGATAATACCAAAATTGTCCGACTGAACCCGTATCATCATTAGTCCAAGGTTCAGCAGACCAGTCGCCGTCCTTGTTTTCTGATACAAGAATTGTTCTGCTTAATAGTGGAACACTTGTCAACTTCCTGTATCCAACATATGCAGAAGCATCATCTGTCATTGTGATATAGACATTGATACCATAATGACCAGTTATCAGTGGACCAGGCACTCCATTGACTTTTATTGAAGAATCGTTAATGCCTTGTATTGGAGCATATACCGGAATTGGGCACAAGA
This genomic window from bacterium contains:
- a CDS encoding prepilin-type N-terminal cleavage/methylation domain-containing protein, which codes for MGRENQGFTLIELLVVIAIIAILAAMLFPVYTSAKHTANKTKCLNNMSQISKAMNMYVDDNNGYTPAAWDVDNSNMNSWLTCTWRTRLEKKYLKNHSVLLCPIPVYAPIQGINDSSIKVNGVPGPLITGHYGINVYITMTDDASAYVGYRKLTSVPLLSRTILVSENKDGDWSAEPWTNDDTGSVGQFWYYHSSGSNKGGNFCFCDGHVSFMTVTKTQERNFYYWRIIKK